From Coraliomargarita parva, one genomic window encodes:
- a CDS encoding IclR family transcriptional regulator → MSHNTTSEKSFSQPNNSIIAGIECLQWLASSARPLGNAEVARVMGIDRNRANRILKTLVMMGIARQTADRKFSVGSGFHVLAAQSLYASGILRPALPVLESLNRYKCIVAYGVLWKDMVSYLYYHFPGSDIVQAIGFKQPVPALDSSIGRVLLAELDDTQVDALYGKRDLSGYGGLKGLKDELHQIRIEGFSRHAYHGKPDKITEAYPIRQEGKVVAAVALANFPEGSNGRKQLSALKRSCLEIEAALVERHESLHEPEEAWHPLGVV, encoded by the coding sequence ATGAGCCACAATACGACCTCGGAGAAATCGTTTTCCCAGCCGAACAACAGTATCATTGCTGGCATCGAATGCTTGCAGTGGTTGGCTTCATCGGCGCGCCCCTTGGGGAACGCGGAAGTGGCGCGAGTCATGGGCATCGATCGTAACCGGGCGAATCGTATTTTAAAGACTCTGGTGATGATGGGGATTGCCCGTCAAACGGCGGACCGGAAATTTTCCGTGGGGAGTGGTTTTCATGTCTTGGCGGCACAGAGTCTCTACGCCTCGGGCATTTTGCGGCCAGCTCTTCCGGTGCTTGAATCTTTGAATCGTTACAAGTGTATTGTGGCCTATGGGGTTCTATGGAAGGATATGGTCAGTTACCTTTACTATCATTTTCCCGGTAGCGATATCGTGCAGGCGATCGGTTTTAAACAGCCTGTACCCGCACTGGATTCAAGTATTGGCCGTGTACTTCTGGCTGAACTGGACGACACCCAGGTCGATGCGCTTTATGGAAAGCGGGATCTGAGCGGGTACGGTGGGTTGAAAGGCTTGAAAGATGAGTTACATCAAATCCGGATTGAAGGCTTCAGTCGTCACGCGTATCATGGAAAACCGGATAAGATTACCGAAGCCTATCCGATTCGCCAGGAAGGTAAGGTGGTGGCGGCAGTTGCCTTAGCTAATTTTCCTGAAGGAAGTAATGGCCGCAAGCAACTCAGTGCGCTGAAACGTTCCTGCTTGGAGATTGAGGCTGCGCTGGTTGAACGGCATGAATCTCTGCATGAGCCAGAGGAGGCATGGCATCCTCTGGGAGTGGTTTGA
- a CDS encoding SGNH/GDSL hydrolase family protein: MRLYTLFLCLVCSVLWAGSLSAKILQPEDRIVFIGDSITGQGGGNEHGWVWLIRDALKAVDASNAQTIIPLGGSGHTVGSWRNIEKNSREKKTGTLDVKKYQVGVELDKHADVVVIMLGMNDVLSTHLANTDAGIEKWKAQYRGLLQAVRERSSPRVMALATPTPCTEDTNSPKNLAMDRMVVALKALAEEEDCLILPTRETAWEVLAAGRRLKPDFHFSHDQVHPNRYGHPMIAAGMLRGFGEAEAATLMLEKAVPADSSGISYELEPKLSDVLTDEAVFELTVYAQNGVARVELPDGWRCDLLASSKDVYRFELTARLAKRVNPFEIRSGEETCEVSIPAPWLLATANKGWFGWSQGVYDPNKGALDSDMAVRTGEGLDLLLTNGEIEPGKPLKWDRFIGNVNYGGNGDPAVVDFAQVTYFRPGEIGYGLRWIYSEHARPVRLTVSRPGFAGVSYSQVWLNGDSIYSGDTSKARGQLFESSVRKGWNLLSFKTNFSQWQWQLEVGMIGLEGDDLNDLSYSIVPKNLPTTARMALDLGSE; this comes from the coding sequence ATGCGCCTGTATACTCTATTTCTTTGTCTTGTTTGTTCTGTTCTCTGGGCAGGATCGCTTTCCGCGAAAATACTCCAGCCGGAGGACCGTATTGTCTTCATTGGCGATAGTATCACCGGTCAGGGGGGCGGGAATGAACACGGCTGGGTTTGGTTGATTCGTGATGCCCTGAAAGCGGTTGATGCCAGCAATGCGCAGACGATCATACCGCTGGGGGGCAGCGGACACACCGTGGGTTCCTGGCGAAATATCGAGAAGAACAGTCGGGAAAAGAAAACGGGCACACTTGATGTCAAAAAATACCAGGTTGGCGTCGAGTTGGACAAGCATGCCGATGTCGTTGTTATTATGTTAGGGATGAACGATGTGCTTTCCACACACCTAGCTAATACTGATGCGGGGATTGAGAAGTGGAAAGCGCAGTATCGGGGCCTGCTTCAAGCCGTGCGGGAACGGAGTTCGCCGCGGGTGATGGCCTTGGCCACCCCGACGCCTTGCACTGAAGATACGAATTCACCGAAGAACCTGGCGATGGACCGGATGGTTGTAGCTCTGAAGGCTTTGGCTGAGGAAGAGGATTGTCTCATTCTTCCGACCCGGGAAACCGCATGGGAGGTACTGGCCGCCGGGCGACGTCTAAAGCCGGACTTTCATTTCTCGCATGACCAGGTGCATCCAAACCGATATGGACATCCTATGATCGCGGCAGGCATGTTGCGCGGTTTCGGTGAGGCCGAGGCGGCGACATTGATGCTGGAAAAGGCTGTTCCGGCGGATTCGTCCGGAATTTCCTACGAACTTGAGCCAAAATTGTCCGATGTATTGACGGATGAGGCTGTCTTCGAGTTGACGGTATACGCTCAAAATGGTGTCGCCCGAGTGGAGCTTCCGGATGGCTGGCGATGCGATCTTTTGGCATCGTCCAAGGATGTGTACCGTTTCGAACTGACCGCGCGACTCGCGAAGCGCGTCAACCCATTTGAGATCCGCTCGGGGGAAGAAACATGCGAGGTGTCGATTCCTGCGCCTTGGCTTTTGGCGACGGCGAACAAGGGATGGTTTGGGTGGAGCCAAGGAGTCTATGACCCGAACAAGGGCGCACTGGATTCCGACATGGCTGTGCGGACGGGCGAGGGGCTGGATCTGCTTTTGACGAATGGAGAAATTGAGCCGGGGAAGCCGCTCAAGTGGGATCGATTTATCGGCAATGTGAACTATGGCGGGAACGGGGATCCCGCAGTCGTCGACTTCGCTCAAGTCACTTACTTCCGCCCTGGAGAAATCGGCTATGGACTGCGTTGGATTTATAGCGAGCATGCCCGTCCGGTTCGATTGACGGTTTCCCGTCCCGGCTTCGCGGGTGTCAGTTACTCGCAGGTTTGGCTTAACGGAGACAGTATTTATTCGGGCGATACAAGCAAAGCCCGAGGACAGCTTTTCGAGTCATCGGTACGGAAAGGGTGGAATCTACTCTCCTTCAAGACTAATTTCTCTCAATGGCAATGGCAGCTTGAGGTTGGTATGATTGGTCTGGAGGGTGATGACTTGAATGATCTAAGCTACAGTATCGTTCCGAAAAATCTTCCGACGACTGCCAGGATGGCGCTCGATCTCGGGAGTGAGTGA
- a CDS encoding glycosyl hydrolase family 28-related protein, whose translation MQKTKPNRFGLFRRALPPLVLCAASPIALLASTPLVFTHTKHALPGDVIILQGADFIQGSDLPEVWIDEITGDSDAPTTEIRMPEVLSYSESFIHVRIPFSLNEGLYAVTVQCGSDQSDPVWINKAEPWQILDLAGTEIDPNRSFRISGWNLDLDGATPQVWFEDTASLTRTAGIVSDQNRANLAYVTAPSSLEPGKDYKLIVSNGYGESYGESDGPTLSCIPTPVDALNLGVPWADDFAFAGTNVYDVTSDPRLTSYAAGDGITDDSAAIQAACDKATAAGGGCVYLPAGTYLLGSDLRPKQNVVLRGAGMENTTLVGNIAPYIVHSTLGTTFYNGIMELTVTGGRVRMHSFQANSGPVFFVRARVDHEAGTGLDVRGIKTHLLVKDSELITRAIDKKGVYECLESQNILFQNNYVQWSDGRLEAGSCNNMQIDACTFARTVETDGVLLGYGGWEVSNCDYLSILDSEFIKLGEGPIPDGNDSETILNQYIPRFGAGYLTSATSTTISDTSESWITDELSDAGAYAVIISGPGAGQWRQISSNTSDTITVSPAWEVTPTSTSAYTITRLDTNWLIAGNTFNDCKRTIMLYSCSMTDVAIVDNDLINCFEINLRSDQRLFDTPHSRFNVFRNVLLDNNEQLNTNGVYPVQLSCVQVVPSSSESIIGNGFWDVVVRNNAIDTIRPNQTGSNKYGVYGEGYFAIGIGWGDHVGPAGLQGIVFDKCTAYDLDTAFHIDTGAVQTTFWKPVTDNIGTLVENEIEDGATEGATESSIIEFSKLYINSWDPQLNVSIDMDPITPVNFFDWLEFGTGTTTTGQFTISDSNSGNAAAQGGFIEFETLAGYNYAPGNAHGPDNFEEVVASLNTLPAGTYTLRLGFDYASNFTDDRYVKFLIHSDNDNKDSGGNDRWEYGGGTISSTNDLHSFSHFQTDYTITLVEPTEPAPRPEGSFEVGKLTGFSIRFYQDARQTGNPDLYLRIDNLSLDLL comes from the coding sequence ATGCAAAAAACAAAACCGAATAGATTCGGGCTGTTTCGGCGTGCACTGCCCCCATTGGTCTTGTGCGCAGCCAGCCCCATCGCCCTGCTGGCCAGTACACCACTGGTATTCACACATACCAAACATGCATTACCCGGAGATGTCATCATCCTGCAAGGAGCCGACTTTATCCAAGGCAGTGATTTGCCGGAAGTCTGGATTGATGAAATCACCGGTGACAGCGATGCCCCGACGACCGAAATACGCATGCCCGAAGTGCTCTCTTACTCAGAGAGTTTCATTCATGTCCGCATCCCGTTTTCTCTGAATGAAGGGCTCTATGCTGTCACCGTCCAATGCGGGTCCGACCAGAGCGATCCAGTCTGGATTAACAAGGCCGAGCCTTGGCAAATCCTGGATCTGGCAGGTACAGAGATTGATCCGAACCGTTCGTTTCGAATCTCCGGTTGGAACTTGGACCTGGACGGAGCGACGCCTCAGGTCTGGTTCGAAGACACGGCAAGCCTCACCCGGACTGCCGGGATTGTGAGTGACCAGAACCGCGCGAATTTGGCCTATGTGACTGCCCCCTCGTCGCTCGAACCGGGAAAAGACTACAAGCTAATAGTCAGCAATGGCTATGGAGAGAGCTATGGAGAATCCGACGGTCCGACATTGAGCTGCATTCCCACTCCGGTCGATGCACTCAACCTGGGCGTGCCCTGGGCAGATGACTTTGCCTTTGCCGGCACAAACGTCTACGATGTGACCAGTGACCCACGACTGACCAGCTATGCCGCGGGCGATGGCATCACGGATGACAGTGCCGCGATACAAGCGGCCTGTGATAAAGCCACAGCCGCAGGCGGCGGCTGCGTTTATCTGCCAGCCGGCACCTATTTGCTTGGTTCCGATTTAAGACCCAAACAAAATGTCGTGCTTCGTGGAGCCGGGATGGAGAATACGACCCTCGTCGGAAATATTGCGCCTTACATCGTCCACAGCACCCTGGGAACCACATTCTACAATGGAATCATGGAGTTGACTGTCACCGGTGGACGCGTACGGATGCACAGCTTCCAAGCCAATTCCGGCCCAGTGTTTTTCGTACGTGCAAGGGTGGATCATGAAGCCGGAACAGGACTTGATGTCCGGGGCATCAAAACACACTTGCTCGTTAAAGACAGCGAATTGATCACCCGAGCCATCGATAAGAAAGGCGTCTATGAATGCCTGGAATCTCAAAATATCCTGTTCCAAAACAATTACGTCCAATGGTCGGACGGACGACTGGAGGCAGGCAGCTGTAACAACATGCAAATCGACGCTTGCACCTTCGCGCGCACAGTCGAAACCGACGGTGTTTTGCTCGGATACGGCGGCTGGGAAGTCTCGAACTGTGATTATCTCTCCATTCTGGATAGTGAATTTATAAAGCTAGGAGAAGGTCCGATACCGGACGGCAACGATAGTGAAACAATACTGAATCAATACATCCCACGCTTTGGGGCTGGTTATCTCACATCTGCCACATCAACCACTATAAGTGATACGAGCGAAAGCTGGATAACAGACGAACTCTCGGATGCCGGAGCTTATGCGGTCATTATTTCGGGTCCCGGAGCCGGACAGTGGCGTCAAATCAGTTCAAACACATCCGATACCATTACCGTATCCCCCGCCTGGGAGGTGACACCAACCAGTACCTCGGCCTACACCATCACAAGACTCGACACAAACTGGTTGATCGCAGGCAATACCTTCAACGACTGCAAGCGTACGATCATGCTCTACAGCTGCAGCATGACCGATGTGGCGATTGTCGACAACGACCTGATCAACTGTTTCGAAATCAACCTTCGATCCGATCAACGTTTATTCGACACGCCCCACTCCCGCTTCAATGTCTTCCGTAACGTACTGCTCGATAACAATGAGCAGCTCAATACAAACGGAGTATATCCGGTCCAATTGAGCTGCGTACAAGTGGTACCCTCCTCGAGCGAAAGTATTATTGGCAACGGGTTCTGGGATGTCGTGGTGCGCAATAATGCGATCGATACAATACGTCCTAACCAAACCGGATCGAACAAATACGGTGTTTACGGGGAAGGCTATTTTGCAATTGGAATCGGATGGGGAGACCATGTGGGCCCCGCTGGTTTACAGGGCATCGTCTTCGACAAATGTACCGCTTATGATTTAGATACCGCCTTTCACATCGATACCGGAGCCGTGCAAACAACCTTTTGGAAACCGGTCACGGACAACATCGGAACGCTGGTGGAAAACGAAATTGAGGATGGCGCGACAGAGGGAGCGACAGAATCCAGCATCATAGAGTTCTCTAAACTCTACATCAACAGCTGGGACCCGCAATTGAATGTCTCCATCGACATGGACCCCATCACACCTGTCAACTTCTTCGACTGGTTGGAATTCGGCACGGGAACCACTACGACCGGCCAGTTCACCATAAGCGACAGCAATAGCGGCAATGCCGCAGCCCAAGGCGGTTTCATTGAATTTGAAACGCTTGCCGGCTATAATTATGCCCCGGGCAATGCCCATGGCCCGGATAACTTCGAAGAGGTTGTCGCCTCACTCAACACCTTGCCGGCAGGGACCTACACCTTGCGTCTGGGTTTCGACTACGCCAGCAACTTCACGGACGATCGCTATGTAAAGTTCCTGATTCACAGTGACAACGACAACAAGGACAGTGGCGGAAACGATCGCTGGGAATATGGGGGCGGCACCATAAGCTCAACCAACGACCTCCATAGCTTCAGCCATTTCCAAACCGATTACACCATCACGCTGGTGGAGCCGACAGAACCGGCACCGCGCCCCGAGGGCAGCTTTGAAGTAGGCAAGCTTACCGGCTTCAGCATTCGCTTCTATCAGGACGCCCGGCAGACCGGCAATCCGGATCTCTACCTGCGAATCGACAATCTGTCGCTCGATCTGCTTTAG
- a CDS encoding PEP-CTERM sorting domain-containing protein, whose amino-acid sequence MKIVTTALISSSTLLLGLNSAQAVLLAYDGFEDYDTSSTFETLTSSNGGTGWTDSFATTQTNTGFVSGARNIDYNSGAIQIDGGTRSLFSTYTNSSMSIDRSWSTGVDLSAGSGNALYVSFLWQTRTGDTSAESDGTNPGFFQVTVGEGAGDTTYGVINRQNTGLDPVDWQWQARYANSSNTTDGPTSVVDDVYFVVMKIESGLTSVFINPTSTTEGTPTITESGNQLDSSWDAVDSITIRQALGSTNWNFDELRIATTYEEAVAVSVPEPATYASILAGLCLSLAAIRRRRK is encoded by the coding sequence ATGAAAATCGTTACCACAGCACTGATCTCCAGCTCCACACTACTCCTTGGACTCAATTCGGCTCAGGCCGTACTCCTCGCCTATGACGGCTTCGAAGACTACGACACTTCCAGCACATTCGAGACTTTGACGTCCAGTAATGGAGGCACCGGCTGGACGGACAGTTTTGCAACGACACAAACAAATACTGGATTTGTGAGCGGTGCTCGAAATATTGATTATAACAGCGGAGCCATCCAAATAGATGGTGGCACACGGTCACTGTTTTCCACCTATACCAACAGCTCCATGTCCATTGACCGCTCATGGTCAACGGGCGTCGATTTGAGCGCTGGCTCCGGCAACGCACTCTACGTCAGTTTCCTTTGGCAAACACGCACCGGAGATACTTCGGCTGAATCCGATGGGACCAACCCCGGCTTTTTTCAAGTCACGGTGGGTGAAGGCGCTGGCGATACGACTTATGGTGTCATAAACCGACAAAACACCGGTCTTGATCCGGTTGACTGGCAGTGGCAGGCACGCTACGCCAATAGCAGCAACACAACCGATGGCCCCACCTCAGTCGTCGATGACGTTTACTTTGTCGTCATGAAGATCGAAAGCGGATTAACTTCGGTCTTCATCAATCCCACATCGACTACCGAAGGCACACCAACCATTACCGAAAGCGGGAACCAGCTGGACAGTAGTTGGGATGCGGTCGACTCGATCACTATTCGACAAGCCTTAGGGAGCACAAATTGGAACTTTGACGAATTGAGAATTGCCACCACCTATGAGGAAGCGGTTGCTGTTTCTGTTCCTGAACCAGCGACCTACGCAAGTATTCTGGCGGGACTCTGCTTATCACTCGCAGCCATCAGACGGCGGAGAAAATAG